A window of Sandaracinaceae bacterium contains these coding sequences:
- a CDS encoding LysR family transcriptional regulator, which produces MDLGEHQLFVVTVDHGSITAAAASLGVSRPTLSRRLSALEARLGLALLHRSTRSLTLTPAGRRLYERVKPLIEDVARAEAQLLEERDEVTGRLTVSAPPVLAPELGAVLVRLQRLHPALHVHLTTSVRWVDLRAEGIDVAVRAGRLHDPELVHRRLGYGDVSAVASPGYLEPRGAPADVDALSEHALLMGAAPEGGPQRWWPRRDGERVPVDGRFHSDDQAALLEAAIAGAGIAMLSELTAAAPLADGRLVRVLPETLGARIAVHAVFTRRTLQPARVRALVDALARWFAERGR; this is translated from the coding sequence ATGGATCTGGGCGAGCATCAGCTCTTCGTGGTCACCGTCGACCACGGGAGCATCACCGCGGCGGCGGCCTCGCTCGGCGTGTCCCGCCCGACGCTGAGCCGGCGCCTGAGCGCGCTCGAGGCCCGGCTCGGGCTGGCGCTCCTGCACCGCAGCACGCGGTCGCTGACCCTCACGCCGGCCGGTCGGCGCCTCTACGAGCGGGTCAAGCCGCTCATCGAAGACGTGGCCCGCGCGGAGGCGCAGCTGCTCGAGGAGCGGGACGAGGTGACCGGCCGGCTCACGGTGTCCGCGCCGCCCGTGCTCGCGCCGGAGCTGGGCGCGGTCCTGGTGCGGCTCCAGCGACTGCATCCGGCCCTGCACGTGCACCTCACGACGTCGGTGCGCTGGGTGGACCTGCGGGCCGAGGGGATCGACGTCGCGGTGCGCGCCGGCCGGCTGCACGACCCGGAGCTGGTGCACCGGCGCCTGGGGTACGGGGACGTGAGCGCCGTCGCCTCGCCGGGCTACCTCGAGCCGCGCGGCGCGCCCGCCGACGTCGACGCGCTCTCGGAGCACGCGCTCCTGATGGGCGCCGCGCCCGAGGGCGGCCCGCAGCGCTGGTGGCCGCGACGCGACGGCGAGCGGGTGCCGGTCGACGGCCGCTTCCACAGCGACGACCAGGCAGCGCTCCTCGAAGCGGCGATCGCGGGCGCGGGGATCGCGATGCTGAGCGAGCTCACCGCCGCCGCGCCGCTCGCCGACGGCCGGCTCGTCCGGGTCTTGCCCGAGACCCTCGGCGCGCGCATCGCGGTCCACGCGGTGTTCACCCGGCGCACGCTGCAGCCGGCGCGGGTCCGGGCCCTCGTCGACGCGCTCGCCCGCTGGTTCGCCGAGCGCGGCCGATGA
- a CDS encoding YdbH domain-containing protein, translated as MVLHNRNEADGEALRPRARVRALRLGLLVLVALGLLGVLRSVAVAYADERARAELAALGLDAVELHVESVDTERLRLRDVRLGPDLTIRAVELRYGVGDLMEGTVREVLLDGLRWESAASVDALRRSSPARVLTALSSPSTSATPQPVFRLRDARATLGGVVVRLDGAYRPGGGRFEVTSPLGVHGVEITQGEHALSVRARGRAPRRDVIAVHVELPVRPGRAWTLRLDARLDALEAPVGDRRLALGHVVASVEASARGERLDALRADATVLDAEVEGLAVPRIDVHAAPDAGQIAWTLTGGLFERRGEDRLDLRGKLSPRLATWTEGAGAIAWDFAGTLPLDALPSVDGDDPRVQSQGVLELDAGAVTAEGSAVLEMDRLRTDALAATQIHASLRARAHGDAGDFTVEIREGAVVRGARVRLAETEAREVEIDALSDVRVRVSADGLSVQGERARLRAARAWTGRGGERITAHALQAYMTPRGAHAWLVEADGATRLQGNLRARARRVDGALQARRVRARGAVAVSLTDGAPRGSARLALRARQLGDADGWLQLQRARLSLPLRFDARGLRGAGRLEAATLGSRGHALGPATGRLELGPAGTDLTLECGLGGGATGQLALALRPTGDRLRVDVPPVTLRRGAPLTQLLADVTGLRLQGPVSGALDCPLDAAADGAATLALHGARLEVDGLRVDGAHARFELSRLSPAESAAPSELRWSALRVGGLRVGGEGHARLRLASSGALSVDDLAVAVGGGRVRVAPFVYDADRPSVELDARARGLDLSRILPELTGGRARGHGRLDGRVRMSLGHDGLRSLQVREARLQSRGPGHFRFAGDQALGAIYEWARPLSGSLALRRVTGALTDFDYGRLDVRLDPRGGAPSPWIAHVVGRGRTVPQDVDLTLRFHGLQRLFDEALRIGAPPRQEDT; from the coding sequence ATGGTGCTCCACAATCGCAACGAAGCGGACGGAGAGGCGCTCCGTCCCCGCGCACGGGTGCGCGCTCTCCGTCTCGGCCTGCTCGTCCTCGTGGCGCTCGGCCTGCTGGGGGTCCTCCGCTCGGTCGCGGTCGCCTACGCCGACGAGCGGGCCCGCGCGGAGCTGGCCGCGCTCGGGCTCGACGCGGTGGAGCTCCACGTGGAGAGCGTCGACACCGAGCGGCTGCGCCTGCGCGACGTGCGGCTCGGGCCCGACCTGACGATCCGCGCGGTGGAGCTCCGCTACGGGGTCGGTGACCTCATGGAGGGGACGGTGCGCGAGGTGCTGCTCGACGGTCTCCGCTGGGAGAGCGCCGCGAGCGTGGACGCCCTCCGACGGAGCAGCCCGGCCCGGGTCCTCACCGCCCTCTCGTCTCCATCCACGAGCGCGACGCCGCAACCCGTGTTCCGATTGCGTGACGCTCGCGCGACATTGGGCGGCGTGGTCGTGCGTCTCGACGGCGCGTATCGGCCGGGCGGCGGGAGGTTCGAGGTCACGTCGCCGCTCGGGGTCCACGGGGTCGAGATCACGCAAGGAGAGCACGCGCTGTCGGTGCGGGCACGCGGCCGGGCGCCGCGCCGAGATGTCATCGCTGTGCACGTCGAGCTGCCGGTCCGACCGGGGCGTGCGTGGACGCTGCGGCTCGACGCGAGGCTCGACGCGCTCGAGGCCCCCGTGGGTGATCGCCGACTCGCGCTGGGCCACGTCGTCGCGTCGGTGGAGGCGAGCGCGAGAGGCGAGCGCCTCGACGCGCTGCGCGCGGACGCGACGGTCCTCGACGCCGAGGTGGAGGGGCTCGCGGTCCCGCGGATCGACGTGCACGCCGCACCGGACGCGGGCCAGATCGCGTGGACGCTCACCGGCGGGCTCTTCGAGCGGCGGGGCGAGGACCGCCTCGACCTGCGCGGCAAGCTCTCGCCCCGGCTCGCCACGTGGACGGAAGGCGCGGGCGCGATCGCGTGGGACTTCGCGGGCACGCTGCCGCTGGACGCGCTCCCGAGCGTCGATGGGGACGATCCCCGAGTCCAGAGCCAGGGCGTCCTGGAGCTCGACGCGGGCGCGGTCACGGCCGAAGGCAGCGCGGTGCTCGAGATGGACCGGCTGCGCACGGACGCGCTGGCGGCGACGCAGATCCACGCGTCGCTCCGCGCGCGAGCTCACGGCGACGCGGGAGACTTCACGGTGGAGATCCGCGAGGGCGCCGTCGTGCGCGGGGCCCGCGTCCGGCTCGCGGAGACAGAGGCTCGGGAAGTGGAGATCGACGCCCTCTCCGACGTGCGCGTGAGGGTGTCGGCGGACGGGCTGTCGGTGCAGGGCGAGCGAGCGCGCCTGCGAGCGGCGCGCGCGTGGACGGGACGCGGCGGCGAGCGCATCACAGCTCACGCATTGCAAGCCTACATGACCCCGCGTGGCGCTCACGCGTGGCTCGTCGAGGCGGACGGCGCGACGCGTCTCCAGGGCAACCTCCGGGCGCGCGCGCGACGCGTCGACGGAGCGCTTCAGGCGCGGCGGGTCCGCGCGCGAGGCGCCGTGGCGGTCTCGCTCACGGACGGCGCGCCGAGAGGATCGGCGCGGCTCGCGCTCCGGGCGCGACAGCTCGGCGACGCCGACGGGTGGCTGCAGCTCCAGCGCGCGCGGCTCTCGCTGCCGCTCCGCTTCGACGCGCGGGGCCTCCGCGGAGCGGGCCGACTCGAGGCGGCGACGCTCGGCAGCCGAGGTCACGCGCTCGGCCCCGCGACGGGACGCCTGGAGCTCGGCCCCGCGGGCACGGACCTGACGCTGGAGTGTGGGCTCGGGGGCGGCGCGACCGGCCAGCTCGCCCTGGCCCTCAGGCCGACGGGCGACAGGCTGCGGGTGGACGTGCCGCCCGTCACCCTGCGACGCGGCGCGCCGCTCACGCAGCTCCTCGCGGACGTGACCGGACTGCGCCTCCAGGGCCCGGTCAGCGGCGCGCTCGACTGCCCGCTCGACGCCGCCGCGGACGGCGCCGCCACCCTCGCGCTGCACGGCGCGCGCCTCGAGGTCGACGGTCTGCGGGTGGACGGGGCGCACGCGCGCTTCGAGCTGTCGCGGCTCTCACCCGCGGAGAGCGCGGCGCCTTCGGAGCTCCGCTGGAGCGCGCTCCGGGTGGGCGGGCTGCGCGTCGGCGGCGAAGGACACGCGCGCCTGCGCCTCGCCTCGAGCGGCGCGCTCTCGGTCGACGACCTCGCGGTCGCGGTGGGCGGCGGGCGGGTGCGCGTGGCGCCCTTCGTCTACGACGCGGATCGACCGAGCGTGGAGCTGGACGCGCGCGCCCGCGGGCTCGACCTGTCGCGCATCCTGCCGGAGCTGACCGGCGGCCGCGCGCGGGGGCACGGGCGCCTCGACGGACGCGTCCGGATGTCGCTGGGACACGACGGGCTCCGCTCGCTCCAGGTGCGCGAGGCCCGCCTCCAGAGCCGCGGGCCAGGTCACTTCCGCTTCGCCGGGGACCAGGCGCTCGGGGCGATCTACGAGTGGGCCCGCCCCCTGAGCGGCTCGCTCGCGCTCCGGCGCGTCACGGGCGCCCTGACCGACTTCGACTACGGGCGCCTCGACGTGCGACTCGACCCGCGCGGCGGCGCGCCCTCCCCCTGGATCGCGCACGTCGTCGGGCGCGGCCGCACCGTCCCCCAGGACGTGGATCTCACGCTTCGCTTTCACGGACTGCAGCGCCTCTTCGACGAGGCGCTGCGCATCGGCGCGCCTCCGCGCCAAGAGGACACATGA
- a CDS encoding DUF1304 domain-containing protein, translated as MLANITAWVVVALHLVFALAESVGWSQMARRFGYSREATETTRALALNQGAYNAGLAAVLGWALVTGHDATATAMLAYVLAMAVVGGVSVRWTIFVIQGVPAALALGVRLFA; from the coding sequence ATGCTCGCCAACATCACCGCCTGGGTCGTCGTCGCGCTCCACCTCGTCTTCGCGCTCGCCGAGAGCGTCGGCTGGAGCCAGATGGCGCGCCGCTTCGGCTACAGCCGCGAGGCCACCGAGACCACGCGCGCGCTCGCGCTCAACCAGGGCGCCTACAACGCCGGCCTCGCCGCCGTGCTCGGCTGGGCGCTCGTCACCGGCCACGACGCCACGGCCACCGCGATGCTCGCCTACGTCCTCGCGATGGCGGTCGTCGGCGGCGTGAGCGTGCGCTGGACCATCTTCGTCATCCAGGGCGTGCCCGCCGCCCTCGCCCTCGGCGTGCGTCTCTTCGCGTAG
- a CDS encoding acyl-CoA dehydrogenase, with product MQIYRAPVEDMMFQLAAFGYADVAALSRFEAYDLETVRMILDQTGTLATEVFLACNRAGDEEGVKWDPESGAVTTATGFKAAHEALAENGYYGLTADDAHGGGGAPYTLGTLVREMLMSSNKSLSMAPGLTSGLIEALEAHGTDEQKAKYLPKLASGEWTGTMCLTEPHAGTDLGLLRTKAVPKGDGTYSLTGTKIWITFGEHDLTDNILHLVLARLPDAPQGIKGISTFLVPKIKDDGTRNEIRCSGLEHKMGIHGSPTCVMDMEEAEGYLVGEPGRGMASMFTMMNAARLFVGVEGISLAEISYQTALAFAKDRRQSRALNPNRIEQDAEADTILVHPDVRRMLLNIKSTNEALRGLAVWISTQIDLSHDHPDADRRQDADDVVALLIPVIKAYGTDRGFENVSEAIQVCGGAGYTKDWSIEQYFRDLRIALIYEGTNHIQALDLVGRKLPMHDGRLMKTFAREVHAVLERARGHEETSAFADALQDGLKLLIEATEQLRERAAQDREEIGAAASNYLHLFGLVACAYSWVRQTAHAVESGADNAAAKVKTARYFFELVYPEVHGVVATLRAGKAPMMDFAVDEL from the coding sequence ATGCAGATCTACCGAGCTCCCGTCGAAGACATGATGTTCCAGCTCGCGGCCTTCGGGTACGCGGACGTCGCCGCGCTCTCGCGCTTCGAGGCCTACGACCTCGAGACGGTGCGCATGATCCTCGACCAGACGGGGACGCTCGCGACCGAGGTGTTCCTCGCGTGCAACCGCGCCGGAGACGAAGAGGGCGTGAAGTGGGATCCGGAGTCGGGCGCGGTCACGACGGCGACCGGCTTCAAGGCCGCGCACGAGGCGCTGGCCGAGAACGGCTACTACGGACTGACCGCGGACGACGCGCACGGCGGCGGCGGCGCGCCCTACACCCTCGGCACGCTCGTGCGCGAGATGCTCATGTCGAGCAACAAGTCTCTCTCGATGGCGCCGGGCCTGACCAGCGGCCTCATCGAGGCGCTCGAGGCGCACGGCACCGACGAGCAGAAGGCGAAGTACCTGCCCAAGCTCGCGTCGGGCGAGTGGACCGGCACGATGTGCCTGACCGAGCCCCACGCGGGCACGGACCTCGGCCTCCTGCGCACCAAGGCGGTGCCGAAGGGCGACGGGACCTACTCGCTGACGGGGACCAAGATCTGGATCACCTTCGGTGAGCACGACCTGACCGACAACATCCTTCACCTCGTGCTCGCGCGCCTCCCCGACGCGCCGCAGGGCATCAAGGGCATCAGCACCTTCCTCGTGCCGAAGATCAAGGACGACGGCACGCGCAACGAGATCCGCTGCAGCGGCCTCGAGCACAAGATGGGCATCCACGGCTCGCCCACGTGCGTGATGGACATGGAGGAGGCCGAGGGCTACCTGGTCGGCGAGCCGGGGCGCGGCATGGCCTCGATGTTCACGATGATGAACGCGGCCCGCCTCTTCGTCGGCGTCGAGGGCATCAGCCTCGCCGAGATCAGCTACCAGACGGCGCTCGCGTTCGCGAAGGACCGCCGCCAGAGCCGCGCGCTCAACCCGAACCGCATCGAGCAAGACGCCGAGGCGGACACGATCCTGGTCCACCCGGACGTGCGCCGGATGCTCCTGAACATCAAGTCCACCAACGAGGCGCTCCGCGGGCTCGCGGTGTGGATCTCGACGCAGATCGACCTGAGCCACGACCACCCCGACGCGGATCGCCGCCAGGACGCGGACGACGTGGTCGCGCTGCTCATCCCGGTCATCAAGGCGTACGGCACCGACCGCGGCTTCGAGAACGTCAGCGAGGCCATCCAGGTGTGCGGCGGCGCCGGCTACACGAAGGACTGGTCCATCGAGCAGTACTTCCGCGATCTGCGCATCGCGTTGATCTACGAGGGCACCAACCACATCCAGGCGCTCGATCTCGTCGGCCGGAAGCTGCCGATGCACGACGGCCGGCTGATGAAGACGTTCGCGCGCGAGGTGCACGCGGTGCTCGAGCGCGCGCGCGGCCACGAGGAGACGAGCGCGTTCGCCGACGCCCTCCAGGACGGGCTGAAGCTGCTGATCGAGGCGACCGAGCAGCTCCGCGAGCGGGCGGCGCAAGACCGCGAGGAGATCGGCGCGGCGGCGTCGAACTACCTGCACCTCTTCGGGCTCGTCGCCTGCGCCTACTCGTGGGTCCGCCAGACCGCGCACGCGGTGGAGAGCGGCGCCGACAACGCGGCCGCCAAGGTGAAGACGGCGCGCTACTTCTTCGAGCTGGTCTACCCCGAGGTGCACGGCGTGGTGGCCACGCTGCGCGCGGGCAAGGCCCCGATGATGGACTTCGCGGTCGACGAGCTCTGA
- a CDS encoding DUF2341 domain-containing protein, producing MKRCACLLLLVSTACSLDRSGLRTPRSEGGVELDAGTRDGSIGPDARPPGDARPPEDTGPPIPADWFDAAWKERRRLTFDNAPHDEDLVDFPVLVALDPSRVDYERAGPGGEALRFVDADGAVLAHEIERWQPGGTSHVWVRVPQVDASSDADFIWMYADRPGAPDGQNPAGVWAAPYRGVWHMSGDFDDATGNANHGSASDAPDAEGVIGGARLFARDTFTTVPDADSLDLTEAVTISGWMFPTTLDHQLALLAKREGCEREGNYALFIRGDDDVQFEHYDGSWRTYHEGALETDRWQWVAATFDTRTDEVVIYLDGAATGDPMNATHELIPDANAIEIGRNGGCAGDYLEGPMDEVRIESVARSATWLAAQHRSMTDAYVSFDAPERIR from the coding sequence ATGAAGCGCTGCGCCTGCCTCCTCCTGCTGGTCTCGACTGCGTGCTCGCTCGATCGAAGCGGCCTCCGCACGCCCCGCTCGGAGGGAGGCGTCGAGCTCGACGCGGGCACGCGCGACGGCTCGATCGGCCCCGACGCGCGCCCGCCCGGCGACGCGCGGCCTCCCGAGGACACCGGGCCTCCGATCCCCGCGGACTGGTTCGACGCGGCCTGGAAGGAGCGGCGGCGGCTGACCTTCGACAACGCGCCGCACGACGAGGATCTGGTGGACTTCCCCGTGCTCGTCGCGCTCGACCCCTCGCGGGTGGACTACGAGCGGGCCGGCCCGGGCGGCGAGGCGCTGCGCTTCGTCGACGCGGACGGCGCCGTGCTCGCTCACGAGATCGAGCGCTGGCAGCCCGGCGGCACCTCACACGTCTGGGTGCGTGTCCCGCAGGTGGACGCCTCGTCCGACGCCGACTTCATCTGGATGTACGCCGACCGCCCGGGCGCGCCCGATGGCCAGAACCCGGCGGGCGTCTGGGCCGCGCCCTACCGCGGCGTCTGGCACATGAGCGGCGACTTCGACGACGCGACCGGGAACGCCAACCACGGCTCGGCGAGCGACGCGCCCGACGCCGAGGGCGTGATCGGCGGCGCGAGGCTGTTCGCGCGCGACACCTTCACCACCGTGCCCGACGCCGACTCGCTCGATCTGACGGAGGCGGTGACGATCTCGGGCTGGATGTTCCCGACCACGCTCGACCACCAGCTCGCCCTGCTCGCCAAGCGCGAGGGCTGCGAGCGCGAGGGCAACTACGCGCTCTTCATCCGCGGCGACGACGACGTCCAGTTCGAGCACTACGACGGCAGCTGGCGCACCTACCACGAGGGCGCTCTCGAGACCGATCGCTGGCAGTGGGTCGCGGCGACCTTCGACACGCGCACCGACGAGGTGGTCATCTACCTCGACGGCGCCGCCACCGGCGACCCCATGAACGCCACACACGAGCTCATCCCGGACGCCAACGCCATCGAGATCGGCCGCAACGGCGGCTGCGCGGGCGACTACCTCGAGGGCCCGATGGACGAGGTGCGGATCGAGTCCGTCGCGCGCTCCGCCACGTGGCTCGCGGCCCAGCACCGCTCGATGACCGACGCCTACGTCAGCTTCGACGCCCCCGAGCGCATCCGCTGA
- a CDS encoding radical SAM protein — protein MDTRAHLFGMMPDQLAAHLRARGVDASDAEARRYLGHVISRGGEGVMSRPPSKRFLAGVEAHVDRAPLEIVERVTDPSDGFVKYLFRSPDGALSEAVRIPLEKPGCFTVCLSSQVGCAMQCVFCATGRLGLTRHLEAWEMVAAFSAVRDEAAEAGGRVTGAVFMGQGEPLHNYDAVIQAAKVLSHPCGGRIKQESIRISTVGLVPQIRRFAREGHRFRLVISLSSAVADRRRRLLPVAGRFPLEEVADAIREYAAVAQGRVTIAWVLMGGENHDAEEARALAALLEGVPVRVNLIDVNDAREDGFRPPTDAERDAFVDALQVLRAPIVRRYSGGKEKHAACGMLAAARGA, from the coding sequence GTGGACACGCGCGCGCACCTCTTCGGGATGATGCCGGACCAGCTGGCCGCGCACCTGCGCGCGCGCGGCGTGGACGCGTCCGACGCGGAGGCGCGGCGATACCTGGGTCACGTCATCTCGCGCGGGGGTGAGGGCGTCATGTCGCGCCCGCCGTCGAAGCGGTTCCTGGCTGGCGTCGAGGCGCACGTGGATCGCGCGCCGCTCGAGATCGTCGAGCGCGTGACCGACCCGAGCGACGGCTTCGTGAAGTACCTCTTCCGCTCGCCCGACGGCGCCCTCAGCGAGGCGGTGCGCATCCCGCTCGAGAAGCCGGGCTGCTTCACGGTCTGCCTCTCGTCGCAGGTCGGGTGCGCGATGCAGTGCGTCTTCTGCGCCACCGGGCGCCTCGGCCTGACCCGTCACCTCGAGGCGTGGGAGATGGTCGCCGCGTTCTCCGCCGTGCGCGACGAGGCGGCCGAAGCGGGAGGGCGGGTGACCGGCGCGGTGTTCATGGGGCAAGGCGAGCCGCTCCACAACTACGACGCGGTCATCCAGGCGGCGAAGGTCCTCTCGCACCCGTGCGGCGGCCGCATCAAGCAGGAGTCCATCCGGATCTCCACCGTCGGGCTCGTGCCGCAGATCCGTCGCTTCGCGCGCGAGGGGCACCGCTTCCGGCTCGTCATCTCGCTCAGCTCGGCCGTGGCCGATCGCCGCCGCCGCCTGCTCCCGGTGGCCGGCCGCTTCCCGCTCGAGGAGGTCGCCGACGCCATCCGCGAGTACGCCGCCGTCGCGCAGGGCCGGGTCACCATCGCGTGGGTCCTGATGGGCGGTGAGAACCACGACGCCGAGGAGGCGCGCGCGCTCGCGGCCCTGCTCGAGGGCGTGCCGGTGCGCGTCAACCTCATCGACGTGAACGACGCGCGCGAGGACGGCTTCCGCCCCCCGACCGACGCGGAGCGCGACGCGTTCGTCGACGCGCTCCAGGTCCTGCGCGCGCCGATCGTGCGCCGCTACTCCGGGGGCAAAGAGAAGCACGCCGCGTGCGGCATGCTCGCCGCCGCGCGCGGCGCTTGA
- a CDS encoding serine/threonine-protein kinase → MNEIPETIGRYQVERLLGQGAMGSVYLGRDLDLDRAVAIKTVRHLDLEEKRLTTFLERFKNEARAAARLSHPAIVAVYDVGEDAGVGPYLVFEYVAGSTLKQILRGRGPLAPDAVVRLGRQIAAALDTAHAAGVIHRDVKPDNILVSATGDAKLADFGVARVPDAALTKEGQFLGTPCYAAPETLDEGRYGPHSDLFSFAAVMYEAITAIRAFPGDDAISVANHVVHDDPDPPSVVHPDVRIPKEVDRVVMRGLNKEHDQRYDSAMSFVDALATAYVSTGVLDRDPTGAQILPVPEPPPRRSSGWMFYLVTIALLAVGVAFVAAFLDTEPPDPAIDPDVSPDAGPVVDAAPSIVARDAGLRVPDAGLAAPLDTGVAEAPDSGTLDVSTMSPFERDEAAKDAVDQARQAIEDGDLDGAETALRRARLLDPGNDDISPLEDELRRLR, encoded by the coding sequence TTGAACGAGATCCCCGAAACGATCGGGCGCTATCAGGTCGAGCGTCTCCTCGGCCAGGGCGCGATGGGGTCCGTCTACCTGGGCCGCGACCTCGACCTCGATCGCGCGGTCGCGATCAAGACGGTGCGGCACCTCGACCTCGAGGAGAAGCGCCTGACGACCTTCCTCGAGCGCTTCAAGAACGAGGCCCGCGCCGCCGCGCGGCTGAGCCACCCCGCCATCGTCGCCGTCTATGACGTGGGCGAGGACGCGGGCGTCGGGCCGTACCTCGTCTTCGAGTACGTCGCGGGCAGCACGCTCAAGCAGATCCTTCGCGGCCGCGGCCCCCTCGCCCCCGACGCGGTCGTCCGGCTCGGCCGCCAGATCGCCGCCGCGCTCGACACCGCGCACGCGGCCGGCGTCATCCACCGCGACGTCAAGCCCGACAACATCCTGGTCAGCGCCACCGGCGACGCCAAGCTCGCCGACTTCGGCGTCGCGCGCGTGCCCGACGCCGCGCTCACCAAGGAGGGCCAGTTCCTCGGCACCCCCTGCTACGCCGCGCCCGAGACCCTCGACGAGGGCCGCTACGGGCCGCACAGCGACTTGTTCTCCTTCGCCGCCGTCATGTACGAGGCGATCACCGCCATCCGGGCGTTCCCGGGCGACGACGCGATCAGCGTGGCGAACCACGTCGTGCACGACGACCCGGATCCGCCGAGCGTGGTCCACCCCGACGTGCGCATCCCGAAGGAGGTCGACCGCGTCGTCATGCGCGGCCTGAACAAGGAGCACGACCAGCGCTACGACAGCGCGATGTCCTTCGTGGACGCGCTCGCCACCGCCTACGTCTCCACGGGCGTGCTCGACCGCGACCCGACCGGCGCGCAGATCCTCCCCGTCCCCGAGCCGCCTCCGCGCCGCTCCTCGGGCTGGATGTTCTACCTCGTGACCATCGCGCTGCTCGCGGTCGGCGTGGCCTTCGTCGCCGCGTTCCTCGACACCGAGCCGCCCGACCCGGCGATCGATCCCGACGTCTCGCCCGACGCCGGTCCCGTCGTCGACGCGGCGCCCAGCATCGTCGCCCGCGACGCGGGCCTCCGCGTCCCCGACGCGGGCCTCGCCGCCCCCCTCGACACGGGCGTCGCCGAGGCCCCGGACTCCGGCACGCTGGACGTCTCCACCATGAGCCCGTTCGAGCGCGACGAGGCCGCGAAGGACGCCGTGGATCAGGCGCGCCAGGCCATCGAGGACGGCGACCTCGACGGCGCCGAGACCGCGCTCCGCCGCGCCCGCCTCCTCGACCCCGGCAACGACGACATCTCCCCCCTCGAAGACGAGCTCCGCCGCCTCCGCTGA
- a CDS encoding right-handed parallel beta-helix repeat-containing protein gives MLGSTPLRVIFVASALVLGAGCDDAPANPDGSVTPPADGSTVRPDGAPPGDDGGRDPDGGGPIDPDGGTPMPTPAACDARTAEIVAATGETITVSPAGDGMVSVEGGGNRTLRQVVSDAAEGTTILLQDGTYTLPETSGGNYTGLYFRTPNVTLRSASGDPTAVIIDSAYRDHNGSTASITIDAPGVVLSGFTVRRSIFHLVHLWANGDDVLIHDVHLVDGGQQFLKASPGGDQRVDGVEVSCSQFRMTEAGRDNAWGYGPRDGNTACYTGGIDTHDARDWHVHDSYFEGIYCNRGGVERPAHGKLPGQRGGMTYTGGLSEHAIHMWDSESGSGHLIERNHIVNCARGIGLGFREEVYGTVIRNNMIWSDRSAGGEHDVGIEVQRGQDTQITNNTVFFASSDPYPNAIEYRYDTTSGLSIQNNLVNQQIRARNGASATLGGNVTDAEASWFVDASAGDLHLASCDVAAVVGAGEPVSNVTDDIDGEPRGAANDVGADDCAAD, from the coding sequence ATGCTTGGAAGCACCCCTCTCCGCGTGATCTTCGTGGCCTCCGCGCTCGTCCTCGGCGCCGGCTGCGACGACGCCCCCGCCAACCCCGATGGCTCCGTCACCCCGCCCGCCGACGGCAGCACCGTCCGGCCCGACGGAGCGCCGCCGGGCGACGACGGCGGCCGGGACCCCGACGGCGGCGGCCCGATCGATCCCGACGGCGGCACGCCGATGCCCACCCCGGCGGCCTGCGACGCGCGCACGGCGGAGATCGTGGCCGCGACGGGTGAGACGATCACCGTCTCGCCCGCGGGCGACGGCATGGTCTCGGTCGAGGGCGGCGGGAACCGCACGCTCCGGCAGGTCGTCTCCGACGCGGCGGAGGGCACCACCATCCTGCTCCAGGACGGGACCTACACGCTGCCGGAGACGTCGGGCGGCAACTACACCGGGCTCTACTTCCGGACCCCGAACGTCACGCTCCGCAGCGCCTCGGGCGACCCGACGGCCGTGATCATCGACTCGGCCTACCGCGACCACAACGGGAGCACCGCCTCGATCACGATCGACGCGCCCGGCGTGGTGCTCTCCGGCTTCACCGTGCGGCGCTCGATCTTCCACCTGGTCCACCTGTGGGCGAACGGCGACGACGTGCTGATCCACGACGTGCACCTGGTCGACGGCGGCCAGCAGTTCCTCAAGGCGAGCCCCGGCGGCGACCAGCGGGTCGACGGCGTGGAGGTGAGCTGCAGCCAGTTCCGCATGACCGAGGCCGGGCGCGACAACGCCTGGGGCTACGGGCCGAGGGACGGCAACACCGCTTGCTACACGGGCGGCATCGACACCCACGACGCGCGCGACTGGCACGTGCACGACAGCTACTTCGAGGGCATCTACTGCAACCGCGGCGGCGTCGAGCGCCCGGCCCACGGCAAGCTGCCCGGCCAGCGCGGCGGCATGACCTACACGGGCGGCCTCTCGGAGCACGCGATCCACATGTGGGACAGCGAGTCCGGCTCGGGTCACCTCATCGAGCGCAACCACATCGTCAACTGCGCGCGCGGCATCGGGCTCGGCTTCCGCGAAGAGGTCTACGGCACGGTGATCCGCAACAACATGATCTGGAGCGACCGCTCCGCGGGCGGCGAGCACGACGTGGGCATCGAGGTCCAGCGCGGGCAGGACACGCAGATCACGAACAACACCGTGTTCTTCGCCTCGAGCGATCCGTACCCGAACGCCATCGAGTACCGCTACGACACGACGAGCGGGCTGAGCATCCAGAACAACCTCGTCAACCAGCAGATCCGCGCTCGCAACGGCGCCAGCGCGACGCTCGGCGGCAACGTGACCGACGCGGAGGCGAGCTGGTTCGTCGACGCGAGCGCGGGCGACCTCCACCTCGCGAGCTGCGACGTGGCCGCGGTGGTCGGCGCGGGCGAGCCCGTCTCTAACGTCACGGACGACATCGACGGCGAGCCCCGCGGCGCGGCGAACGACGTCGGCGCCGACGACTGCGCGGCCGACTGA